One genomic window of Amphiura filiformis chromosome 3, Afil_fr2py, whole genome shotgun sequence includes the following:
- the LOC140149252 gene encoding monocarboxylate transporter 13-like gives MKKNSNSNSNDDTDGPDPPDGGWGWLVVLGAHVSQALSLGILTSCGPIILEWQRFFNTSLAVTSWVFSLTALMGAIITPFAAGVASKLGSRPLVMCGGVVSFAAFLLSAFATSIEQLFAFMGVIMGIGLGLIYAPSLLVIGIYFKNRYTLANGLAFLGICTGQLIFSPLFVYLNQKYEWEGALFIFAAICCNCIACGALFRPLKRKHKKSSQMVTAQRVDDIYTEVDHGIAADTVDGRGQTYADIEEDFQERQKAAKGFVGALKALAEAFAIPVCVSNHTFSIYLICTFFLGTAYFIPLTHLAKKVYDGGLTEEDAAWLISAIGAGSFFGRGGHGWFVDKRYISAQTFMLICVIFAMVETLTFVLTNIFTVLMVVCFLFGIHTGVVVPLTFVIPRLLVKAEQVPSVIGLTLLIHALGNAVGPVLGGWLYDITGNYLISFIVASGIYGLAAIFFIPVCRFLWKEHRYGPITDTTSWRQPEPKPRVTQGTTRSTTMTTV, from the exons atgaagaaaaactCAAATAGTAATTCCAATGATGATACTGATGGCCCAGACCCTCCTGATGGAGGTTGGGGATGGCTGGTAGTGCTTGGAGCACATGTCTCCCAAGCGCTTAGTCTTGGCATACTGACATCATGTGGACCAATCATCTTGGAATGGCAACGTTTCTTTAACACCAGCCTAGCAGTGACATCATGGGTGTTTTCTTTGACTGCTCTTATGGGTGCTATTATTA CCCCATTTGCAGCTGGTGTCGCATCAAAGCTAGGATCCCGTCCTTTGGTTATGTGTGGCGGGGTCGTTTCTTTTGCCGCTTTTCTCTTGAGTGCATTCGCCACAAGCATTGAACAACTTTTTGCATTTATGGGCGTTATTATGG GTATCGGTCTTGGCTTGATTTACGCACCCTCTCTCCTTGTTATAGGCATATATTTTAAAAACCGTTATACCCTTGCTAATGGTCTTGCATTTCTTGGTATATGCACCGGTCAGCTCATCTTTTCACCGTTATTTGTGTATTTAAATCAAAAGTACGAATGGGAAGGCGCTCTGTTCATCTTCGCTGCAATTTGTTGCAATTGCATAGCTTGTGGAGCTCTCTTTCGCCCACTCAAACGGAAACACAAGAAATCATCACAAATGGTGACTGCGCAAAGGGTCGATGATATATACACTGAAGTTGATCATGGGATAGCAGCAGATACAGTTGACGGAAGGGGACAAACGTACGCAGATATTGAAGAAGATTTTCAAGAAAGGCAGAAGGCTGCGAAAGGATTTGTGGGCGCTCTTAAGGCACTCGCAGAAGCCTTTGCAATACCTGTGTGTGTATCGAACCATACGTTCAGTATTTATCTCATTTGTACATTCTTTCTCGGAACAGCTTACTTTATACCTCTGACACATCTAGCTAAAAAGGTCTACGATGGTGGGCTCACAGAGGAAGACGCAGCGTGGTTGATATCCGCAATAGGAGCTGGCAGCTTCTTCGGTAGAGGTGGGCATGGATGGTTCGTCGACAAGAGATATATATCTGCACAGACATTTATGTTGATATGCGTTATATTCGCTATGGTGGAAACATTAACGTTTGTATTAACTAATATATTCACCGTCTTGATGGTGGTGTGTTTTTTATTTGGTATCCATACTGGTGTGGTAGTGCCACTGACAtttgttataccaagattgctcGTCAAAGCAGAGCAGGTACCTTCGGTTATTGGGTTAACATTACTCATCCATGCCTTAGGGAATGCTGTTGGACCTGTGTTAGGAG GATGGCTGTACGACATAACGGgcaattatttaatatcattcaTCGTCGCATCGGGAATCTACGGGCTTGCTGCCATCTTCTTCATACCAGTTTGCCGTTTTCTATGGAAAGAACATAGATATGGACCTATCACTGATACAACATCATGGCGGCAACCTGAACCTAAACCTCGCGTTACTCAGGGTACAACTCGGAGTACAACTATGACAACTGTGTAA
- the LOC140147537 gene encoding monocarboxylate transporter 3-like, with amino-acid sequence MFAQRQRIEHLFISMGVMIGTGMGLVNAPSVLIVGIYFKRKLNLAHGLVMIGSCTGQLIFVTLFAYLNTTYGWRGTLLIMAALSANVMVCGAVFRPLKKTRTKTCTNYSDYAEVELAEAPLYEKNASLEESDAPDYIDFHDNEISKRSFDALKHLGTDSAICICMKSPVLTLYQICTFFIGAAVFIPLAHLVNKAVISGTSKENAAMLATILGAGNILSRGGYGWFVDNGYISAHTLFLIATLFCAVETMTFVLTDIYSILSVLCFLYGIHFGILAVLSFFIPRILVTQEQVPPVIGLTFLSIPWAMLQGLF; translated from the exons ATGTTTGCACAACGGCAACGAATTGAACATCTATTTATTTCTATGGGAGTCATGATTG GTACTGGTATGGGATTAGTTAATGCTCCATCCGTACTGATTGTTGGCATCTACTTCAAGAGGAAATTAAACTTAGCACACGGTCTTGTCATGATTGGGTCGTGCACCGGTCAACTCATCTTTGTAACTTTATTTGCGTATCTAAATACGACGTACGGATGGCGCGGGACTCTGCTGATTATGGCAGCTCTCAGCGCTAATGTAATGGTATGTGGTGCCGTTTTTCGTCCTTTGAAGAAAACCCGAACAAAAACTTGCACAAATTATAGTGATTATGCAGAGGTGGAATTAGCAGAGGCACCTCTATACGAAAAGAATGCATCTCTTGAAGAAAGTGATGCACCAGACTATATAGATTTTCATGACAACGAGATTTCAAAAAGGTCTTTTGATGCCCTGAAACATCTCGGCACAGACTCTGCTATATGTATTTGCATGAAAAGTCCCGTGTTAACACTCTACCAGATCTGCACTTTTTTCATTGGCGCTGCTGTATTTATCCCTCTTGCACATCTCGTAAACAAAGCTGTAATAAGTGGAACAAGCAAAGAAAATGCTGCAATGCTTGCGACCATTCTAGGAGCAGGTAATATACTAAGTAGAGGCGGTTATGGATGGTTTGTTGACAATGGATACATCTCAGCACATACACTGTTCTTGATAGCCACTCTTTTCTGTGCTGTGGAAACAATGACGTTCGTGTTAACCGATATTTACAGTATTTTATCAGTGTTGTGTTTTTTATATGGCATccattttggtattttggcaGTATTGTCATTTTTCATACCAAGAATATTGGTAACTCAGGAACAAGTCCCACCAGTAATTGGATTGACATTTTTGTCCATTCCATGGGCAATGTTACAGGGTCTGTTTTAG
- the LOC140147538 gene encoding monocarboxylate transporter 3-like, translating to MIGTGMGLVNVPSLLIVGIYFKRKLNLAHGLVMIGSCTGQLIFVTLFAYLNTTYGWRGTLLILAGLSANVMVCGAVFRPLKKPPSRTWTNYSDNAEVELGAAGPYGKKPNNVSLEESDVPDYKDFHDNEKISKRSFDALKHLGTVSAINICITIPMLALYQICTFLVGAAIFIPLVHLVNKAVISGTSKENAAMLATIIGAGNILSRGGYGWFVDNGYISAHTLFLIATLFCAVETMTFVLTDIYSILAVLCFLYGIHFGILAALSFIIPRLLVTQEQVPPVIGLTYFVHSMGNVTGSVLAGWLYDITGSYTSSFVTCAGIYALAAIFFLPIYCFLSKQHNLDQSN from the exons ATGATTG GTACTGGTATGGGATTAGTTAATGTTCCATCCTTACTGATTGTTGGCATCTACTTCAAGAGGAAATTGAACTTGGCACACGGTCTTGTCATGATTGGGTCGTGCACCGGTCAACTCATCTTTGTAACTTTATTTGCCTATCTAAATACGACGTACGGGTGGCGCGGGACTCTGCTGATTTTGGCAGGTCTCAGCGCTAATGTAATGGTATGTGGCGCCGTTTTTCGTCCTTTGAAGAAACCCCCTTCAAGAACTTGGACCAATTATAGTGATAATGCAGAAGTTGAATTAGGAGCGGCAGGTCCATACGGAAAGAAGCCCAATAATGTATCTCTTGAAGAAAGTGATGTACCAGACTACAAAGATTTTCATGACaatgagaaaatctcaaaaaggtCTTTTGATGCCCTGAAACATCTCGGCACAGTCTCTGCTATAAATATTTGCATAACAATTCCCATGTTAGCACTCTACCAGATCTGCACTTTTTTGGTTGGCGCTGCTATATTTATCCCTCTGGTACATCTCGTAAACAAAGCCGTAATAAGCGGAACAAGCAAAGAAAATGCTGCAATGCTTGCGACCATTATAGGAGCAGGTAATATACTAAGTAGAGGCGGTTATGGATGGTTTGTTGACAATGGATACATCTCAGCACATACACTGTTCTTGATAGCCACTCTTTTCTGTGCTGTGGAAACAATGACGTTCGTGTTGACCGATATTTACAGTATTTTAGCAGTGTTGTGTTTTTTATATGGCATccattttggtattttggcaGCATTGTCATTTATCATACCAAGATTGTTGGTAACTCAGGAACAAGTGCCACCAGTAATTGGATTGACATATTTTGTCCATTCCATGGGCAACGTTACAGGGTCTGTTTTAGCAG GATGGTTATATGACATCACAGGCAGCTACACATCATCTTTTGTCACCTGTGCTGGTATCTATGCACTGGCAGCAATCTTCTTCTTGCCCATCTATTGCTTTTTGAGCAAACAGCATAATCTGGACCAGAGCAATTGA